In one Nicotiana tomentosiformis chromosome 6, ASM39032v3, whole genome shotgun sequence genomic region, the following are encoded:
- the LOC104118539 gene encoding uncharacterized protein isoform X3, whose amino-acid sequence MGSSASMVNGSIFPASVLSLYCTYLCYSALASEPRDYECNGLHHSKAVSTGTLKVGLLTTVLSVVYSAIRAGSSTTLLSPPSSPRAGAGKPLLPMDKADQDSGGRKRES is encoded by the exons ATGGGATCATCAGCTTCTATG GTGAATGGAAGCATTTTTCCAGCATCAGTTTTATCTTTGTACTGTACCTACCTGTGCTACAGTGCACTTGCCAGTGAGCCTAGGGATTATGAATGCAATGGTCTACATCACTCCAAAGCTGTTTCTACTGGCACACTTAAGGTTGGACTGCTAACAACAGTACTCTCTGTTGTCTATTCGGCTATTCGTGCTGGATCTTCTACAACTCTGCTTTCTCCTCCAAGCTCACCACGTGCAG GTGCTGGGAAACCTTTGCTACCAATGGACAAGGCTGATCAGGATTCAGGAGGAAGAAAAAGAGAAAGCTAA
- the LOC104118539 gene encoding uncharacterized protein isoform X1: protein MYITLLVSSLVCYVATFVFSGLLFHFFIPSGHECGFNTFFIVMTLIFIFVFAVVTLHPLVNGSIFPASVLSLYCTYLCYSALASEPRDYECNGLHHSKAVSTGTLKVGLLTTVLSVVYSAIRAGSSTTLLSPPSSPRAGAGKPLLPMDKADQDSGGRKRES, encoded by the exons AT GTACATCACACTGCTTGTCTCTTCACTTGTGTGTTACGTGGCTACCTTTGTCTTCAGTGGACTTCTCTTCCACTTTTTTATTCCATCTGGACATGAGTGTGGCTTTAACACTTTCTTTATAGTGATGACCCTTATATTCATCTTCGTCTTCGCTGTTGTTACGCTGCATCCATTG GTGAATGGAAGCATTTTTCCAGCATCAGTTTTATCTTTGTACTGTACCTACCTGTGCTACAGTGCACTTGCCAGTGAGCCTAGGGATTATGAATGCAATGGTCTACATCACTCCAAAGCTGTTTCTACTGGCACACTTAAGGTTGGACTGCTAACAACAGTACTCTCTGTTGTCTATTCGGCTATTCGTGCTGGATCTTCTACAACTCTGCTTTCTCCTCCAAGCTCACCACGTGCAG GTGCTGGGAAACCTTTGCTACCAATGGACAAGGCTGATCAGGATTCAGGAGGAAGAAAAAGAGAAAGCTAA
- the LOC104118539 gene encoding uncharacterized protein isoform X2 has protein sequence MTLIFIFVFAVVTLHPLVNGSIFPASVLSLYCTYLCYSALASEPRDYECNGLHHSKAVSTGTLKVGLLTTVLSVVYSAIRAGSSTTLLSPPSSPRAGAGKPLLPMDKADQDSGGRKRES, from the exons ATGACCCTTATATTCATCTTCGTCTTCGCTGTTGTTACGCTGCATCCATTG GTGAATGGAAGCATTTTTCCAGCATCAGTTTTATCTTTGTACTGTACCTACCTGTGCTACAGTGCACTTGCCAGTGAGCCTAGGGATTATGAATGCAATGGTCTACATCACTCCAAAGCTGTTTCTACTGGCACACTTAAGGTTGGACTGCTAACAACAGTACTCTCTGTTGTCTATTCGGCTATTCGTGCTGGATCTTCTACAACTCTGCTTTCTCCTCCAAGCTCACCACGTGCAG GTGCTGGGAAACCTTTGCTACCAATGGACAAGGCTGATCAGGATTCAGGAGGAAGAAAAAGAGAAAGCTAA